The following are encoded in a window of Heteronotia binoei isolate CCM8104 ecotype False Entrance Well chromosome 9, APGP_CSIRO_Hbin_v1, whole genome shotgun sequence genomic DNA:
- the ASB5 gene encoding ankyrin repeat and SOCS box protein 5 isoform X3, producing MSRIYNFDWLEMPWGDGDLGSWADRSPLHEAASQGRLLSLKTLIAQGYNVDALTIDQVTPLHEACLGDHVGCARILLEAGANVNATTIDGMTPLFNACSRGSASCVELLLEYGAKAQWETCLPSPTHEAASRGHSDCLELLISWGIDVDQDIPHLGTPLYVACISQQKQCVHKLLHAGANVQKGKFLETPLHAAGRQSSTEIVNSLLEFGADISAKNAEFERPVDVASPRSLVERVLLLHEATPSSLCQLCRLRIRNYIGRSRLNLVPHLQLPTILKDFLQYR from the exons ATGAGCAGGATTTATAATTTTGATTGGCTGGAAATGCCATGGGGAGATGGAGATTTAG GATCTTGGGCTGATCGCTCACCACTGCATGAAGCGGCAAGCCAGGGACGCCTCCTTTCTCTAAAAACTTTAATTGCACAG GGTTACAATGTAGATGCTCTAACAATCGATCAAGTGACTCCATTGCATGAAGCGTGCCTAGGAGATCATGTTGGGTGCGCTAGAATCCTTCTTGAGGCAGGAGCAAAT GTAAATGCTACAACAATTGATGGAATGACCCCCCTGTTCAATGCATGTTCAAGAGGGAGTGCATCTTGTGTGGAGCTTCTCTTGGAGTATGGTGCCAAAGCTCAGTGGGAGACATGCCTTCCCTCTCCAACTCATGAAGCAGCCAGCAGAG gtcacagtgactgCCTAGAGCTGCTAATCTCTTGGGGTATAGATGTTGACCAAGACATTCCTCATCTGGGAACCCCTCTATACGTAGCTTGTATTTCACAGCAGAAACAATGTGTTCACAAGCTTCTGCATGCAG GTGCAAATGTGCAaaaaggaaaatttctggaaaCTCCACTACATGCAGCCGGAAGGCAATCTAGTACAGAAATAGTAAACAGTCTACTTGAATTTGGAGCAGACATCAGTGCCAAAAATGCAGAGTTTGAACGACCTGTAGATGTAGCTTCTCCACGCAGCTTGGTAGAAAGAGTATTGCTTCTACATGAAG CTACCCCAAGTTCTCTTTGCCAGTTGTGCAGATTACGTATTCGAAACTATATAGGAAGATCAAGATTAAACCTTGTGCCACATCTCCAGTTGCCAACCATATTGAAAGACTTCTTGCAATACAGATAA
- the SPATA4 gene encoding spermatogenesis-associated protein 4, with protein sequence MPRTLQGAQRHLTGKGSSFCVLDLTEDASLRLAMSDFTTIRRTGLPRAVLRWLQSLDLTVSPRHFRRDFSNGYLIAEIFSWYYPEDIKMHSFQNGTSISAKLSNWSQLGKFFAQRNLKPIRELIDGTIHCKPGAAEVFVQDIYTMLTNRRIKHIQDEEIDFSDRLYQDKLPMVARSTASRAIKTNIKLTEIMVEPNINKNRQKINAIINLHLQRRRLEREQYPERFNIKPTLGARAIRRPSAVSDSIINLPKDKCIRVSSAASTEIRGKTGVHFKTIQVKQAERCPFDVNLNVGT encoded by the exons ATGCCTAGGACGCTTCAGGGGGCCCAGCGGCACTTAACGGGCAAAGGCTCGTCTTTTTGCGTCTTAGACTTGACCGAGGACGCTTCGCTTCGCCTCGCCATGTCTGACTTCACCACCATTAGGCGCACAGGGCTGCCACGTGCCGTCTTGCGGTGGCTACAGAGCCTCGACCTCACCGTCTCGCCCAGGCACTTCCGTAG GGATTTTTCAAATGGCTATCTCATTGCTGAAATATTCTCTTGGTATTACCCAGAAGATAttaaaatgcattccttccaaaATGGGACATCTATATCTGCCAAACTTAGCAACTGGTCACAACTTGGAAAG TTCTTTGCCCAGAGAAACCTGAAACCCATTCGAGAATTAATTGATGGAACAATACATTGTAAACCAGGAGCTGCAGAAGTATTTGTACAAGACATTTATACAATGCTAACAAATAGGCG GATAAAGCACATTCAGGATGAAGAAATTGACTTTTCAGATCGCCTTTACCAGGATAAGTTACCAATGGTTGCTAGATCAACTGCTTCAAGGGCTATTAAAACCAATATTAAACTAACAGAAATAATGGTGGAGCCCAACATCAACAAAAACAGACAAAAAATTAATGCCATAATCAATTTGCATCTGCAGCGAAGACGTCTGGAAAGGGAACAGTACCCAG aacggTTTAATATTAAACCAACTCTGGGAGCACGTGCCATTCGTCGTCCTTCTGCTGTGAGTGACAGCATAATTAATCTTCCAAAAGATAAATGTATCCGTGTATCAa GTGCAGCATCCACAGAAATCAGAGGCAAAACAGGTGTACATTTCAAAACCATTCAAGTGAAACAAGCCGAGAGATGTCCCTTTGATGTGAATTTAAATGTGGGTACATAA